CTATTTTTATTTATCTGATGACTGTTTGATGACTCTTTCAAAATAAGGCCATGGCTGACTTCCAGATCTCGTTGGATTTGGCCACCCTGACCAAGACCCGCACCTATACCTTCTTTCCAGTGGAGTGGATCCTCTATGCCGTGTACCTGTCGGAGAAAATCGGCTATTGGCGCTATATCTTGATCCACCGGCATCTGCGGGGGATCTGGTGCGGCTGTATCTGCTCAAACCAGTAGAAGCGGCCCAGGAGTGGGGCACCATTCATTAAGACCGATTCTGCACATTAGCGCTACAGAATAATCAGTATGGGGGAGATGGGGAGATGGAGAGTGGATAGGTACAGAGAACTGGTATCAGGCCAATCAGCGCCTCATGGTTGCCCCCTAGATAAACGTCAGCGGATCGACATCAATAGACAGGCTAACCGCAGCCGGGCACTTGTCCTGCAGCCAGGTAAGGGCTGGGGCTGGGGTCTCCGGAGGAGCCTTGAGTAAAATCTGCCAACGGTAGCGGCGGGCCACCCGCGGAATCTGCGCCGGTACTGGGCCCAGACATTCCCAAGGTCCCAGTTCAGGGACCAAAGCCGCCGCGATGTGCTCGGCTGTGTGCTTCACTGCAGAGAAGTCTGGGCTACTCAACCGTAGTAGGATCAGACGCCCCTGGGGTGGATACCCCAGGGCGGTACGCTGTTCCCATTCAGTCTCGATGAAGCGATGATAATCCTGTCGTTGCACCGCCTCGATCACCGGATGCTCGGGGGTATAGGTCTGTAGAATCACCTGACCCGGTTGGCTGCCTCGCCCGGCCCGGCCCGCCACTTGAATTAGGGTCTGGTAGGTGCGCTCGCTGGCCCAATAGTCTGCCATATACAGCAATCCATCGGCGGCCACAATGCCCACCAGGGTCACTTGGGGCATATCGATCCCCTTGGTGAGCATCTGGGTGCCCACCAGCACATCGGCTTCCCCCTGGGCAAACTGCCTGAGCAAGTGCCGGTGAGCCCCCTTGGTACGAGTGGTGTCGCGATCAAACCGCAGACAGCGCAACTCTGGCAACTGCTCGGCCAAGGCCCCCATGACCCGCTGGGTGCCGCTGCCAAACTGCTTTAGATAGGGGGACTGACATTGGGGACAGTGGCGCGGTTGGGCTTGCCCATAACCACAGTGGTGGCACTGCAGTGTGGCCATAGCCTCGGCCCCAGGCTGATGATAGGTCAGGGATACGGCGCAGTAGGGACACATGAAAACATAGCCACAGCTACGGCAAGAGACAAAACTGCTATGGCCCCGCCGCTGGATGAACAAGAGCCCTTGATTCCCCGCCGCCTTCATTGCCTGCAGTGCCCGCCGTAACTGGCGACTAAAGATACTGCGGTTGCCTGCCTGTAGCTCCTGGCGCATATCTACCACCTGAATCGGCGGCAAAGGCCGAGTTTGAATCCGCTCGGGTAATGACAGATAGCGGGTGGTCACCCCGAGGGCTGGACTCGTGCTCAGGCTCCAGGTATCCAAGGACGGCGTGGCCGAGCCCAACACTAACGGACACTGGGCTAACTCGGCCCGCCAGCGGGCCACGGTGCGGGCATGGTAGCAGGGGGCCGGTTGATCCTGCTTGAAACTACTGTCATGTTCCTCATCCAGCACAATCAGGCCCAGGTTACTCAAGGGGGCAAACACGGCCGAGCGGGTGCCGATCACCACCCGGGGTTGCGGGTTGATTAGGTGTCGCCAGATGTCGTAGCGCTCCCCGGCCGCCAGGGCACTGTGATAGACACAGACCTGGTCGCCGAACCGCTGCCGAAAGCGGTCAGTCA
This portion of the Halomicronema hongdechloris C2206 genome encodes:
- the priA gene encoding primosomal protein N', with the protein product MQEIETQGGWVDTLVDCPGGQGVYTYAVPSGLVVQPGDILSVPFGPRQVGAIALRQLTTVPNHLDPQQIRPIEAVVHPGFFAPTYWQLLERVASYYQTPLIQVLRTALPPGLLAKSQRRIRLSPSQPSPDHEAHLAPAARQLLAQLRQSASGDYTWQYLRRLSSDSRHGLVQLLHQGWVESYLAPPQPPRPKQRQAVTVTAAADSEGLSPRQQEILAVLRHHGGDLWLQEALRLCGTTSTTLNRLATKGYLVIEPREVLRLAPQATLQADQPKSLTTAQQKALTAIQSLHGQAQVLLHGITGSGKTEVYLQAIAPRLAAGQSALVLVPEIGLTPQLTDRFRQRFGDQVCVYHSALAAGERYDIWRHLINPQPRVVIGTRSAVFAPLSNLGLIVLDEEHDSSFKQDQPAPCYHARTVARWRAELAQCPLVLGSATPSLDTWSLSTSPALGVTTRYLSLPERIQTRPLPPIQVVDMRQELQAGNRSIFSRQLRRALQAMKAAGNQGLLFIQRRGHSSFVSCRSCGYVFMCPYCAVSLTYHQPGAEAMATLQCHHCGYGQAQPRHCPQCQSPYLKQFGSGTQRVMGALAEQLPELRCLRFDRDTTRTKGAHRHLLRQFAQGEADVLVGTQMLTKGIDMPQVTLVGIVAADGLLYMADYWASERTYQTLIQVAGRAGRGSQPGQVILQTYTPEHPVIEAVQRQDYHRFIETEWEQRTALGYPPQGRLILLRLSSPDFSAVKHTAEHIAAALVPELGPWECLGPVPAQIPRVARRYRWQILLKAPPETPAPALTWLQDKCPAAVSLSIDVDPLTFI